The Chryseobacterium indicum genome includes a window with the following:
- a CDS encoding peptidylprolyl isomerase, with protein MKKILLVLSVLSAPFFLSQKTKNVKPETKKNTNTNVATDVKPSLSLTKEEIQLYNGKFLKFIAALKVSDRKAMDELLSEKAKKMVTDVVYQKLATDIKTNKTFQIIKASYKPLIDGSSLPMIQYKYSDDKAAEPKEVITAVFETDGKIMGIKPYKIVK; from the coding sequence ATGAAAAAAATACTTTTAGTTCTTTCCGTTTTGTCGGCGCCCTTTTTTCTTTCACAAAAGACAAAAAATGTGAAACCGGAAACAAAAAAGAACACGAACACAAATGTAGCCACCGATGTAAAACCCTCTTTAAGTCTTACCAAAGAGGAAATTCAACTCTACAACGGAAAATTTCTGAAATTTATCGCTGCCCTGAAGGTTTCTGACCGAAAAGCCATGGATGAACTTTTATCTGAAAAAGCTAAAAAGATGGTAACAGATGTTGTTTACCAAAAGCTTGCAACAGATATAAAGACGAACAAAACGTTTCAGATTATCAAAGCCAGTTATAAACCCTTAATTGACGGAAGTAGCCTGCCAATGATTCAGTATAAATATTCTGATGATAAAGCCGCTGAACCCAAAGAGGTGATTACGGCAGTTTTTGAAACAGACGGAAAGATTATGGGAATAAAACCGTATAAGATTGTGAAGTAA
- a CDS encoding peptidylprolyl isomerase, translated as MKKILLIVAALAFQAGFSQESKIKVVESKKIELTSELSKDKINFYHPYFLKFVDALKKSDKQAVNDLISDKVKSIVSDNVIQKLSGGISFERTFEVYKSGYQKLLDNETYPTIQYKYKDDTLSPPRDLVTVVFENDGKILGVMPDYSR; from the coding sequence ATGAAAAAAATACTTCTGATTGTTGCGGCTTTGGCTTTTCAGGCGGGTTTTTCGCAGGAAAGCAAAATTAAAGTTGTTGAAAGCAAGAAAATAGAACTTACTTCGGAATTGAGTAAAGATAAAATCAACTTTTACCATCCATATTTTCTGAAATTTGTTGATGCATTGAAAAAATCGGATAAACAGGCTGTCAATGATCTGATTTCGGATAAAGTGAAAAGTATTGTTTCAGACAATGTCATTCAGAAATTATCGGGCGGAATCAGCTTTGAACGTACATTTGAAGTGTATAAATCCGGCTACCAGAAACTGCTGGATAACGAAACTTATCCAACAATTCAGTATAAATATAAAGACGATACGCTTTCTCCTCCAAGAGATCTGGTTACCGTAGTTTTTGAAAATGACGGTAAAATCTTAGGAGTTATGCCGGATTACAGCAGGTAA
- a CDS encoding acyl-CoA reductase has product MNTENQVLGLTRLSQYIKDFLNKNQEDYNDNDSDFELLLKRSEIENPWFTIENQKFALKQWTDLLTEENIADWLKEYQISKTTKRVGLILAGNIPLVGFHDVISVVLSNHIPVIKLSSKDKYMIPFLLKKWNEFSEGNVSFEFVEKLENFDAVIATGSNNTARYLEYYFKNHLNIIRKNRTSIAVLKGDETEEELKLLAEDIFRYFGLGCRNVTRLFIPQDFVLDRLFESFLNFQEIINHNKYANNYDYNRAVYLLNQDKFWDNNFVMLKEDEKLFSPLSVINFSRYSSLDEVKSFMAENEENIQCVVAKDELGLDSIKLGEAQNPGLNTYADNVDTMKFLSVI; this is encoded by the coding sequence ATGAATACCGAAAATCAAGTTTTAGGACTTACAAGACTAAGCCAATATATAAAAGACTTTTTAAACAAAAATCAGGAGGATTATAATGACAACGATTCAGACTTTGAATTGTTACTGAAACGATCTGAAATTGAAAATCCGTGGTTTACCATTGAAAACCAGAAGTTTGCTTTAAAACAGTGGACGGATCTTCTCACGGAAGAAAATATTGCCGACTGGCTGAAAGAATATCAGATTTCAAAAACTACAAAAAGAGTAGGGCTTATTCTTGCAGGAAATATTCCTTTGGTGGGTTTTCACGATGTAATTTCTGTGGTGCTGAGCAATCATATTCCGGTGATCAAGCTTTCTTCAAAAGATAAATACATGATTCCGTTTTTATTAAAGAAATGGAATGAATTTTCGGAAGGAAATGTATCGTTTGAATTTGTAGAAAAACTGGAGAATTTTGATGCGGTAATTGCTACAGGAAGCAACAATACAGCGAGATATCTGGAATATTATTTTAAAAACCACCTGAATATCATCAGAAAAAACAGAACTTCCATTGCGGTTTTAAAAGGGGATGAAACGGAAGAGGAGCTTAAACTTCTGGCGGAAGATATTTTCCGTTATTTCGGTTTGGGATGCAGAAATGTGACCCGGCTTTTTATTCCTCAGGATTTTGTTCTCGACAGATTGTTTGAAAGTTTTCTGAATTTTCAGGAGATCATCAATCATAATAAATATGCCAATAATTATGATTACAACAGGGCGGTTTATCTTTTAAATCAGGATAAATTCTGGGATAATAATTTTGTGATGCTGAAAGAAGATGAAAAATTATTCAGTCCGCTTTCTGTCATCAATTTCAGCAGATATTCTTCTCTGGATGAAGTGAAAAGTTTTATGGCGGAAAACGAAGAAAATATTCAGTGTGTGGTGGCGAAAGATGAGCTTGGTTTGGATTCCATTAAATTGGGAGAAGCCCAAAATCCGGGGTTGAATACGTATGCGGATAATGTAGATACGATGAAATTTTTATCCGTAATATAA
- a CDS encoding 4Fe-4S binding protein → MAIKITDECINCGACEPECPNNAIYEGAVDWKASEGTELKGTVTLPSGLTVDADAPQEPVSDDVYFIVTDKCTECKGFHEEPQCAAVCPVDCCVPDEDHVESEEALLNKKAFLHGE, encoded by the coding sequence ATGGCTATTAAAATAACTGATGAATGCATTAACTGCGGAGCCTGTGAACCGGAATGTCCAAACAATGCAATTTATGAAGGAGCAGTAGACTGGAAAGCTTCAGAAGGTACAGAACTAAAAGGTACCGTAACATTACCATCAGGTCTTACAGTGGATGCAGATGCGCCGCAGGAACCTGTAAGTGATGATGTTTATTTCATTGTAACAGATAAATGTACGGAATGTAAAGGATTCCATGAGGAGCCACAGTGTGCAGCCGTTTGTCCGGTAGACTGCTGTGTTCCGGATGAAGATCATGTAGAATCTGAAGAAGCACTGCTTAATAAGAAAGCATTCTTACACGGAGAATAA